A genomic stretch from Desulfolutivibrio sulfodismutans DSM 3696 includes:
- a CDS encoding Nif11-like leader peptide family natural product precursor, whose protein sequence is MSQDDIDRLMAYLREHPEEMQRVHAMLTREIVAFAAMKGFEITEEELKARQALVHLINGT, encoded by the coding sequence ATGAGCCAGGACGATATCGACCGCCTTATGGCCTATCTCCGCGAGCATCCCGAGGAAATGCAACGGGTCCACGCCATGCTGACCCGGGAAATCGTGGCCTTTGCGGCCATGAAGGGCTTCGAGATCACCGAGGAGGAGCTCAAGGCCAGGCAGGCATTGGTGCATCTGATCAACGGCACCTAG
- a CDS encoding IS5 family transposase, with amino-acid sequence MSERNSKKPGIADYVVSHRRHKECFLDEIDRLIDWKPFEKLLRKKLSRVVNAVGNPAYAPLPMFKILLLQRWYNLSDAAVEECLYDRLSFVRFVGLSLDHDEVPDSSTICRFRQSLLEKNVLKRLLDKLNHQLQRRGLLVREGAIVDASVITSSRRPLKVIDILPEDREEDDDEASDVTISYSDDADAAWLRKGNRAYYGYKVHAATDSRDGFLLGGHVTPANRSDTQEFVDILDEIGPMPGGRIYADKGYSSQLNRHVLQARRLADGIMHKAARNRALNPAEKAANRQVSSVRSKVERAFGTLKRGYGFFRTRYLGVAKVELEFLLNAMAFNLKKAVLKAGC; translated from the coding sequence ATGAGCGAGCGCAATTCCAAAAAGCCCGGTATTGCCGACTACGTCGTGTCCCATCGCAGGCACAAGGAATGCTTTCTGGATGAGATTGATCGCCTCATTGATTGGAAGCCGTTTGAGAAGCTTCTTCGAAAAAAGCTCAGCCGAGTCGTCAATGCCGTTGGTAATCCTGCATATGCACCGTTGCCGATGTTTAAAATCCTTCTGCTCCAGAGGTGGTACAACCTGAGCGACGCGGCGGTGGAGGAATGCTTGTACGATCGGTTGTCCTTTGTCCGATTCGTGGGCCTTTCCCTTGATCATGACGAGGTGCCCGATTCCTCGACCATTTGCCGGTTTCGGCAGAGCCTGCTTGAAAAAAACGTCTTGAAGCGGCTTCTGGACAAACTCAACCATCAACTCCAGCGGCGCGGCTTACTGGTACGTGAAGGAGCCATCGTGGACGCGAGCGTCATCACCTCCTCGCGCCGCCCCCTCAAAGTAATCGATATTCTTCCCGAAGATCGCGAGGAAGATGACGACGAGGCGTCGGACGTAACCATCAGCTACTCCGATGACGCCGATGCGGCCTGGTTGCGCAAAGGGAACCGGGCTTATTACGGCTACAAAGTCCATGCGGCCACGGACAGCCGGGACGGCTTTCTCCTCGGCGGCCATGTCACGCCCGCCAACCGTTCGGATACGCAGGAATTCGTGGATATTCTTGATGAGATTGGCCCCATGCCAGGGGGCCGCATCTATGCGGACAAGGGATACAGCAGCCAGTTGAACAGGCATGTGCTCCAAGCTCGGAGACTTGCCGACGGCATCATGCATAAGGCCGCTCGCAACCGTGCGCTGAACCCCGCCGAAAAAGCGGCAAATCGTCAAGTTAGCAGCGTCCGGTCGAAGGTGGAACGGGCTTTCGGAACGCTCAAAAGAGGTTATGGCTTCTTCCGGACGCGTTACCTGGGGGTAGCCAAGGTTGAACTTGAATTTTTACTCAACGCTATGGCTTTCAACTTGAAAAAAGCGGTGCTCAAAGCGGGATGTTGA
- a CDS encoding MlaD family protein: protein MVVASKVKKSMIGAFVLGAVALGVGAVIVFGSGMFFTPKYEFIMFFENSVNGLQVGAPVLFRGVPIGQVTGISIDADAGDLHFYIPVVVEIEGGKVRMTVNKAKAPKDESLLQASQESVHELLTKLVERGLRAQLVTQSFVTGQLAVALDIMPDTAVRLVGDSGLPEIPTVPSAFEKLTQTLTKLPLETLVDRLTAAVTGIDSLVNSPEIQALPSKLDKTLDAGKGLLRELQDKVDPLAQNLDVAIQSYTELARDLNQRTSGLSTAAGKTLGMLDATLKEGSAALASIQRLTRSDSPTVTDLNAALREIATAARSLRALADYLERHPEALIQGKGPRR, encoded by the coding sequence ATGGTCGTGGCCAGCAAAGTCAAAAAAAGCATGATCGGAGCCTTTGTCCTGGGGGCCGTGGCCCTTGGCGTGGGTGCGGTCATCGTGTTCGGATCGGGCATGTTTTTCACCCCCAAGTACGAATTCATCATGTTCTTCGAGAATTCCGTCAATGGCCTTCAGGTGGGGGCCCCCGTCCTGTTTCGCGGCGTGCCCATCGGCCAGGTCACGGGAATCAGCATCGACGCCGACGCCGGGGATCTGCATTTCTACATCCCCGTGGTGGTGGAGATCGAGGGCGGCAAGGTGCGCATGACCGTGAACAAGGCCAAAGCCCCCAAGGACGAGAGCCTGCTCCAGGCCAGCCAGGAGAGCGTGCACGAGCTTTTGACCAAGCTGGTGGAGCGGGGGCTGCGGGCCCAGCTCGTCACCCAGAGTTTCGTCACCGGACAGTTGGCCGTGGCCCTGGACATCATGCCCGACACGGCCGTGCGCCTGGTGGGCGACAGCGGGCTCCCCGAGATCCCCACCGTGCCCTCGGCCTTCGAGAAGCTGACCCAGACCCTGACCAAACTGCCCCTGGAGACCCTGGTGGATCGCCTTACGGCCGCAGTGACCGGCATCGACAGCCTCGTCAATTCCCCGGAGATTCAGGCCCTGCCCTCCAAGCTGGACAAGACCCTGGATGCGGGCAAGGGGCTTTTGCGCGAACTTCAGGACAAGGTCGATCCCCTGGCCCAAAATCTGGATGTGGCCATCCAAAGCTACACCGAACTGGCCCGGGACTTGAACCAGCGCACGTCCGGGCTGTCCACGGCGGCCGGAAAGACCCTGGGCATGCTGGACGCCACCCTCAAGGAGGGTTCGGCGGCCCTGGCGTCCATCCAGCGGCTCACCAGGTCCGATTCCCCCACCGTGACCGATTTGAACGCCGCCCTGCGCGAAATCGCCACTGCCGCCCGGTCCCTGCGGGCCTTGGCCGATTATCTGGAGCGCCATCCCGAGGCGCTCATCCAGGGAAAAGGACCGAGGAGATAG
- a CDS encoding inorganic phosphate transporter, with protein MSLPFFTEIDGYTLFLLVSSLGIALSFEFVNGFHDTANAVATVIYTKSLRARTAVALSGLCNFLGVHLGGIAVAYSIVHLLPVDLLVAVNTDLGLSMVFALLVSAILWNFGTWYLGLPASSSHTLIGSILGVGLANAFREGLPLEAGVNWSKAAEVGLSLFLSPVIGFVCAGALLLLMTKYLRSSIINEAPKGDKPPPMALRAALIASGLGVSLAHGSNDGQKGVGLIMLILIGILPGAYALNLDTDAPEIGQVTYAAGQLTDYFNAHRQEINKGLADGNLFHRPNETSSPVDCDITQAVEAAQALQLRLAGIATLSELPEEARWETRTNILCLDDAAEDMQLLPGTPLADIERLQDWRTTLRGPTEYAPDWVLLAVSLALGVGTMVGWKRIVVTIGERIGKTRLTYGQGCAAQVVAMSTIGLADFAGLPVSTTHVLSSGVAGTMAAGKSGLQMRTLRSIAMAWVLTLPAAMLLGAGLFFLFAAMG; from the coding sequence ATGTCGCTGCCCTTTTTCACCGAGATCGACGGCTACACCCTGTTTCTGCTTGTGTCCTCCCTGGGGATCGCCCTGTCGTTCGAATTCGTCAACGGCTTCCACGACACGGCCAACGCCGTGGCCACGGTCATCTACACCAAGTCCCTGCGGGCGCGCACGGCCGTAGCCCTCTCGGGCCTCTGTAATTTTCTGGGCGTACACCTGGGCGGCATCGCCGTGGCCTATTCCATCGTCCATCTGTTGCCGGTGGATCTGCTGGTGGCCGTGAACACCGACCTGGGCCTGTCCATGGTCTTCGCCCTGCTGGTGTCGGCCATCCTGTGGAACTTCGGCACCTGGTACCTGGGGCTTCCGGCCTCAAGCTCCCACACCCTCATCGGCTCCATCCTCGGGGTGGGTCTGGCCAACGCCTTTCGCGAGGGCCTGCCCCTGGAGGCCGGGGTCAATTGGAGCAAGGCCGCCGAGGTGGGCCTGTCGCTGTTCCTTTCCCCGGTCATCGGTTTCGTGTGCGCAGGGGCCTTGCTCCTTCTCATGACGAAATACCTCCGCTCCTCCATCATCAACGAGGCCCCCAAGGGCGACAAGCCGCCGCCCATGGCCCTTCGCGCGGCCCTCATCGCCTCCGGACTCGGCGTCAGCCTGGCCCACGGCTCAAACGACGGCCAAAAGGGCGTGGGGCTGATCATGCTCATCCTCATCGGCATCCTGCCCGGGGCCTATGCCTTAAACCTCGACACCGACGCGCCGGAAATCGGCCAGGTGACATACGCCGCCGGACAGCTCACGGACTATTTCAACGCCCATCGCCAGGAGATCAACAAAGGGCTGGCCGACGGCAATCTTTTTCACCGTCCAAACGAGACCTCGTCGCCCGTGGACTGCGACATCACCCAGGCCGTGGAAGCGGCCCAGGCCCTGCAACTGCGTCTGGCCGGAATCGCCACCTTGTCCGAGCTGCCCGAAGAGGCCCGCTGGGAGACCCGCACCAACATCCTGTGCCTGGACGACGCCGCCGAGGACATGCAGCTCCTGCCCGGCACGCCCCTGGCCGACATCGAACGCCTGCAGGACTGGCGCACGACCCTGCGCGGCCCCACGGAATACGCTCCGGACTGGGTGCTGCTGGCCGTGTCCCTGGCCCTGGGCGTCGGCACCATGGTGGGCTGGAAGCGCATTGTGGTGACCATCGGGGAGCGCATCGGCAAGACCCGGCTGACCTACGGCCAGGGCTGCGCGGCCCAGGTAGTGGCCATGAGCACCATCGGGCTGGCGGATTTCGCGGGACTGCCCGTGTCCACCACCCACGTCCTGTCCTCGGGCGTGGCCGGAACCATGGCCGCCGGGAAATCCGGACTCCAGATGCGCACCCTGCGCTCCATCGCCATGGCCTGGGTGCTGACCCTGCCAGCGGCCATGCTCCTTGGCGCGGGTCTGTTCTTTCTCTTCGCGGCCATGGGCTGA
- a CDS encoding potassium channel family protein, which translates to MRLTARKAQPWVSVLLIGLLLVHPFVSARIGAFLFVLASLGALSLSITHRDRKLRIYFYIASALLLWSVFWNVQEGAHRIFVYLLCTSTYFLFLIIVISDLLRSKEVTKNEIFALINCYLIAGTVFSFIYELAYFLDPASLSFQSGSVGNHSVFLYLSFSTITTLGYGDIVPVAPFLRHVAVLEAIFGQFYIAIVVAFILSRYIQHRNTLPPA; encoded by the coding sequence ATGCGGCTGACCGCCCGCAAGGCCCAGCCATGGGTTTCCGTGCTGCTCATCGGCCTTCTGCTCGTGCATCCCTTCGTGTCCGCGCGCATCGGGGCCTTTCTTTTCGTCCTGGCCTCCCTGGGGGCGCTTTCCCTGTCCATCACCCACCGGGACCGCAAGCTGCGCATCTATTTCTACATCGCCAGCGCCCTGCTCCTGTGGTCCGTCTTCTGGAACGTGCAGGAGGGAGCGCATCGGATATTCGTCTATCTCCTGTGTACGTCAACCTATTTTCTTTTCCTCATCATTGTCATAAGCGACCTGCTGCGGTCAAAGGAAGTCACAAAAAACGAAATTTTCGCCCTCATCAACTGCTATCTCATCGCAGGAACCGTCTTTTCCTTCATCTATGAACTCGCATACTTTTTAGACCCGGCCTCTCTTTCATTCCAATCCGGATCAGTAGGAAATCACAGCGTTTTTCTCTACCTCAGTTTCTCCACCATCACCACCCTCGGTTATGGCGACATCGTCCCCGTCGCGCCGTTTTTACGCCACGTCGCCGTCCTGGAGGCCATTTTCGGCCAGTTCTACATCGCCATCGTGGTGGCCTTCATCCTGAGCCGCTACATCCAGCACCGCAACACATTGCCCCCGGCCTGA
- the gcvPA gene encoding aminomethyl-transferring glycine dehydrogenase subunit GcvPA, which produces MPYIPHTPDEVREMLDVIGVASIEELFAEIPDSLRPKSFAIPHGLTEMEVRRRLERLAAKNRTDMSSFLGGGFYDHYVPSAADMLLARGEFYTAYTPYQPEASQGTLQAIFEYQTAVSRLFEMDCSNAGVYDGGTALYEAVMMAVRHTRRKKVVVSEAVSPIYRIVLATYTKNLRLTLVTVPHAAGGDDMAALTQAIDAETAAVVVQNPNFFGTIQDFTSLFSTARDKGAVSIIAGYPVLQTVLKTPGAMGADIATAEGQSLGLPLSFGGPYLGIMTCRKALVRQMPGRIAGRTKDASGRTGYVLTLQAREQHIRRQKATSNICSNQALCALRALVNLCLTGEEGLTRQAALSIENTHYAAMRLCCIPEITLLNRDLPFGNEFTAVFPINAKKIVRALVDEGIVAGFPLGRYYPGLENALLVCCTEKHGRDEIDRLARKVEKAL; this is translated from the coding sequence ATGCCCTACATTCCCCACACCCCGGATGAGGTCCGGGAGATGCTCGATGTGATCGGCGTCGCGAGCATTGAGGAGCTCTTCGCCGAAATCCCCGACAGTCTGCGTCCCAAAAGCTTCGCCATCCCTCACGGGCTCACCGAGATGGAGGTCCGGCGCAGGTTGGAGCGGCTGGCCGCGAAAAACCGCACGGACATGTCCAGCTTCCTGGGCGGCGGCTTCTACGACCATTACGTGCCGTCGGCCGCAGACATGCTGCTGGCCCGGGGCGAATTCTACACCGCCTACACCCCCTATCAGCCCGAGGCCTCCCAGGGCACCCTCCAGGCCATCTTCGAATACCAGACGGCGGTGTCCCGCCTGTTTGAGATGGACTGCTCAAACGCGGGCGTCTACGATGGCGGCACCGCCCTCTACGAGGCGGTGATGATGGCCGTGCGCCACACCCGGCGCAAAAAGGTGGTGGTCAGCGAGGCCGTCAGCCCCATCTACCGCATCGTCCTGGCCACCTACACCAAGAACCTCCGTCTGACCCTGGTCACCGTGCCCCATGCCGCAGGCGGCGACGACATGGCCGCCCTGACCCAGGCCATCGACGCTGAAACGGCCGCCGTGGTGGTGCAAAATCCCAACTTCTTCGGGACCATCCAGGATTTCACCAGCCTTTTCTCCACCGCCCGGGACAAGGGCGCGGTGTCCATCATCGCAGGCTATCCCGTGCTGCAAACCGTGCTCAAGACCCCCGGGGCCATGGGCGCGGACATCGCCACGGCCGAGGGCCAAAGCCTGGGGCTGCCCCTGTCGTTCGGCGGCCCGTACCTGGGCATCATGACCTGTCGCAAGGCCCTGGTGCGCCAGATGCCCGGCCGCATCGCCGGACGCACCAAGGACGCCTCGGGCCGCACGGGCTACGTGCTGACGCTCCAGGCCCGGGAACAGCACATCCGCCGCCAGAAGGCCACCTCCAACATCTGCTCCAACCAGGCCTTGTGCGCCCTGCGCGCCCTGGTCAACCTGTGTCTGACCGGCGAGGAGGGCCTCACCCGGCAGGCCGCCCTGTCCATCGAAAACACCCACTACGCGGCCATGCGCCTGTGCTGCATCCCGGAAATCACGCTTTTGAACCGCGACCTGCCCTTCGGCAACGAGTTCACGGCCGTTTTCCCCATCAATGCGAAAAAGATCGTCCGGGCCCTGGTGGACGAGGGGATCGTGGCCGGATTTCCGCTCGGACGCTACTATCCGGGCCTGGAAAACGCCCTTTTGGTGTGCTGCACGGAAAAACACGGCCGCGACGAGATCGACCGGCTGGCCAGGAAGGTGGAGAAGGCCTTATGA
- a CDS encoding FmdE family protein, with protein MDQAKAALEQAMAEVGEKKGSQTVLVLTNAAYARLDGDSAVGFLDVATAVTGATFGARSLLGVHSSMLSPLWFSLYSPASNTLVYAVQKDGAFAIQKIDANPEHLLTPDNWKAAGSGIIGGSLFSVASISLAWAVAPDYMSLQAASFHDHFCPGVNYGLIIGDYIEKRFPLGPGDSYVFAVAPSRCAADALQVMYNTTTGKGGDYGMGISEADLAKYAVNGVKPTAVVMRVNRKNDVCDAVALGIDSARLYADIKMDEAELSPAGGGQNPLFYIARTRASREMCRLPKEQRIGYVVELAKTSGKADLADKITANDPYAKVFGK; from the coding sequence ATGGACCAAGCCAAGGCCGCCCTGGAACAGGCCATGGCCGAGGTGGGCGAGAAAAAAGGCAGCCAGACCGTGTTGGTGCTGACCAACGCCGCGTATGCGCGCCTTGACGGCGATTCGGCCGTGGGATTTCTCGACGTGGCCACGGCAGTCACCGGGGCGACCTTCGGGGCGCGGTCCCTGCTTGGCGTGCACTCCTCCATGCTGTCGCCCCTGTGGTTTTCGCTCTACAGCCCGGCCAGCAACACCCTCGTCTACGCCGTCCAGAAAGACGGGGCGTTCGCCATCCAGAAGATCGACGCCAATCCCGAGCATCTGCTTACGCCCGACAACTGGAAGGCGGCCGGGTCCGGGATCATCGGCGGGTCGCTCTTCTCCGTGGCCAGCATCAGCCTGGCCTGGGCCGTGGCGCCGGATTACATGTCGCTCCAGGCGGCCTCGTTCCACGACCATTTCTGCCCGGGGGTCAACTACGGGCTGATCATCGGCGACTACATCGAGAAGCGGTTCCCCCTGGGACCGGGTGACTCCTATGTGTTCGCCGTGGCCCCGTCCCGGTGCGCGGCCGACGCCCTGCAGGTCATGTACAACACCACCACGGGCAAAGGCGGCGACTACGGCATGGGCATCTCCGAGGCCGATCTGGCGAAATACGCTGTGAACGGGGTGAAGCCCACGGCGGTGGTCATGCGGGTGAACAGGAAAAACGACGTCTGCGACGCCGTGGCCCTGGGCATCGACTCGGCCCGACTGTACGCGGACATCAAGATGGACGAGGCGGAGCTTTCGCCTGCGGGCGGGGGCCAGAACCCGCTGTTCTACATCGCCCGAACCCGGGCCTCGCGGGAGATGTGCCGTTTGCCCAAGGAGCAGCGCATCGGCTACGTGGTGGAGCTGGCCAAGACGTCCGGCAAGGCGGATCTGGCCGACAAGATCACGGCCAATGATCCCTACGCCAAGGTGTTCGGGAAATAG
- a CDS encoding ABC transporter ATP-binding protein — translation MDLAPPRITVKNLDMSYGDFVIMRDLSFTIRRGDIFIVMGGSGCGKSTLLRVLVGLKEPAKGQVLYQEGSLWEVDEDSRDAILRKTGILYQRGALFSSMTLAENIAMPLQQYTTLPAKEIRELASLKLALVGLAGFEDFYPSEISGGMVKRAGLARAMALDPDILFFDEPSAGLDPISAHLLDELILEIRDSLHATIVVVTHELASIFAIGNNCVFLDVETRTMTASGDPKELLQNTTDANLRHFLTRGEK, via the coding sequence ATGGATCTCGCCCCGCCGCGCATCACGGTGAAAAACCTGGACATGTCCTATGGCGATTTCGTCATCATGCGCGACTTAAGTTTCACCATCCGGCGCGGGGACATCTTCATCGTCATGGGCGGCAGCGGCTGCGGCAAGAGCACGCTGTTGCGGGTCTTGGTGGGGCTCAAGGAGCCAGCCAAGGGACAGGTGCTTTACCAGGAGGGCAGCCTGTGGGAGGTCGACGAGGACAGCCGGGACGCCATTTTGCGCAAAACGGGCATCCTCTACCAGCGCGGCGCGCTTTTCAGCTCCATGACCCTGGCCGAGAACATCGCCATGCCCTTGCAGCAGTACACCACGCTGCCCGCCAAGGAGATCCGGGAGCTGGCCTCGCTCAAACTCGCCCTTGTGGGGCTGGCGGGCTTCGAGGACTTCTATCCCTCGGAGATTAGCGGCGGCATGGTCAAACGGGCCGGACTGGCCCGGGCCATGGCCCTTGACCCGGATATCCTTTTTTTCGACGAGCCCTCGGCCGGGCTGGATCCCATCAGCGCCCATCTGCTCGACGAATTGATCCTTGAGATCCGGGACAGCCTGCACGCCACCATCGTGGTGGTCACCCATGAACTGGCCAGCATTTTCGCCATCGGCAACAATTGCGTGTTCCTTGACGTGGAGACCCGGACCATGACCGCAAGCGGGGATCCCAAGGAGCTTTTGCAGAACACCACCGACGCCAATCTGCGGCATTTCCTGACCAGGGGCGAAAAGTAG
- the gcvH gene encoding glycine cleavage system protein GcvH, producing the protein MIPKDLLYSKSHEWAKIEGGIAVVGITHFAQEQLGDITYVDLPQVGAVFEAGQEMGSVESVKAASELYCPVSGEVIEQNPELDAAPEKVNADPYGEGWMIKIKVADEPIDLMSPEEYAEIAQAEH; encoded by the coding sequence ATGATTCCCAAGGATCTGTTGTATTCGAAAAGCCACGAATGGGCCAAGATCGAGGGCGGCATCGCCGTGGTGGGCATCACCCACTTCGCCCAGGAGCAGCTCGGCGACATCACCTACGTGGACCTGCCCCAGGTCGGCGCCGTGTTCGAGGCCGGACAGGAGATGGGCTCCGTTGAGTCGGTCAAGGCCGCCAGCGAGCTGTATTGCCCCGTGTCCGGCGAGGTGATCGAACAAAATCCCGAGCTCGACGCCGCCCCGGAAAAGGTCAACGCCGACCCGTACGGCGAGGGCTGGATGATCAAGATAAAGGTCGCCGACGAGCCCATCGACCTCATGTCTCCCGAGGAATACGCGGAAATCGCCCAGGCCGAACACTGA
- a CDS encoding MlaE family ABC transporter permease, which produces MTKKQISQTTPLATCAVTRDGGAVRVALAGDWRMGAAIPDVQAVATAMQGSEKPASLTFESAGVTGWDSRLLAFCLRIMRLAEAAGVAADTTGLPEGAGSLMDLAVKVPERKGAAKADVSESFLDRVGGAVLGIGQSVSNLLEFLGEVALACGSFVRGRAVFQRSQLMLLIKQAGIDALPIVSLISLLVGLILAFVGAIQLQQFGAQIYVSTIVGIAMVRVMGAIMTGIIMAGRTGAAYAAELGTMQVNEEIDALRTFGFSPTEFLVLPRLIALVFMMPLLCIYADLMGVLGGFIVGSLMLGINPVQYFSNTWQSVPLANFWIGLVHSTVFGVLVALAGCYRGMRCGRSALAVGQAATSAVVTSILAIIIATAIITVVCNILGV; this is translated from the coding sequence ATGACCAAAAAACAGATATCCCAGACGACCCCCCTGGCCACCTGCGCCGTGACCCGCGACGGCGGGGCGGTGCGCGTGGCCCTGGCCGGGGACTGGCGCATGGGGGCGGCAATCCCGGATGTCCAGGCGGTGGCCACGGCCATGCAGGGCAGCGAAAAGCCTGCCTCCCTGACCTTCGAATCCGCCGGGGTGACGGGCTGGGACAGCAGGCTTCTGGCCTTTTGCCTGCGGATCATGCGCCTGGCCGAGGCGGCCGGGGTAGCCGCGGACACCACGGGGCTTCCGGAGGGGGCGGGCAGCCTGATGGATCTGGCGGTCAAGGTGCCGGAGCGCAAGGGCGCGGCCAAGGCGGACGTGTCCGAATCCTTCCTGGACCGGGTGGGCGGCGCGGTCCTGGGGATCGGCCAGTCGGTGAGCAATCTTTTGGAATTTTTAGGGGAAGTGGCCCTGGCCTGCGGCAGTTTCGTGCGCGGGCGGGCCGTTTTCCAGCGCTCCCAATTGATGTTGCTCATCAAGCAGGCCGGGATCGACGCCCTGCCCATCGTGTCCCTCATCAGCCTTCTGGTGGGGTTGATCCTGGCCTTTGTGGGGGCCATCCAGCTCCAGCAGTTCGGGGCCCAGATCTACGTCTCCACCATCGTGGGCATCGCCATGGTCCGGGTCATGGGCGCGATCATGACCGGCATCATCATGGCCGGCCGCACGGGCGCGGCCTATGCCGCCGAGCTCGGCACCATGCAGGTCAACGAGGAGATCGACGCCCTGCGCACCTTCGGGTTTTCGCCCACGGAATTTCTGGTCCTGCCGCGCCTGATCGCCCTGGTGTTCATGATGCCGCTTTTGTGCATCTACGCCGACCTCATGGGCGTTTTGGGCGGGTTCATCGTGGGGTCGCTGATGCTGGGCATCAATCCGGTGCAGTATTTCTCCAACACCTGGCAGTCCGTGCCCCTGGCCAACTTCTGGATCGGGCTGGTGCACAGCACGGTTTTCGGGGTATTGGTGGCCCTGGCCGGGTGCTATCGGGGCATGCGTTGCGGCCGCAGCGCCCTGGCCGTGGGCCAGGCCGCCACCTCGGCCGTGGTCACCAGCATCCTGGCCATCATCATCGCCACGGCCATCATCACCGTGGTGTGCAACATCCTGGGCGTCTAG
- a CDS encoding DUF1786 domain-containing protein, with protein MSRTTLCLDIGSGTQDVLYYDPSLDPENCPKFVLPSPARMVAGKIRELTAAGRGVHLFGTNMGGGFSRVVKAHLDAGLFVSATPAAAFSLGDDMARLTKMGIELTDDCPKGHVAVALADYDPGFWRAFLGAAGLPMPDHVAAAAQDHGFAPGVSNRRSRFSLWETFLAEADGRPEALVYETPPVMLTRLKALRDSIGGGLTADTASAAVLGALFDPDVAAACDEAGAVILNMGNSHILGALIFGGRIFGIYEQHQGIRQPDGVWEDLEMFRRGGLTLDMVFDAGGHGCMTLPLPLEARGFRQTFIIGPKRGLLRGHDAVFPCPGGDMMLAGCFGLVRGMGMIEYE; from the coding sequence ATGAGCCGTACCACCCTGTGTCTGGACATCGGTTCGGGCACCCAGGACGTTTTGTATTATGATCCGTCCCTTGACCCCGAAAACTGCCCGAAATTCGTGCTGCCGTCCCCGGCCCGCATGGTGGCGGGCAAAATCCGCGAACTGACGGCGGCCGGGCGGGGCGTTCATCTCTTCGGCACGAACATGGGCGGCGGCTTTTCCCGCGTCGTCAAGGCCCACCTGGATGCCGGGCTTTTCGTGTCGGCCACGCCTGCGGCGGCCTTTTCGCTGGGCGACGACATGGCGCGCCTGACCAAGATGGGCATCGAACTGACGGACGACTGTCCCAAGGGGCATGTGGCCGTGGCCCTGGCCGACTACGATCCGGGATTCTGGCGGGCGTTTCTGGGCGCGGCCGGGCTGCCCATGCCGGACCATGTGGCGGCGGCGGCCCAGGATCACGGGTTCGCGCCGGGGGTCAGCAACCGCCGCAGCCGGTTTTCCCTGTGGGAGACGTTTCTGGCCGAGGCCGACGGGCGGCCCGAGGCGTTGGTGTATGAGACGCCGCCGGTGATGCTCACCCGCTTAAAGGCCCTGCGGGACTCCATCGGCGGCGGATTGACGGCGGATACGGCCTCGGCGGCGGTCCTGGGGGCGCTATTTGATCCGGACGTGGCCGCGGCCTGCGACGAGGCCGGGGCGGTGATCCTCAATATGGGCAACAGCCATATCCTGGGGGCGCTGATCTTCGGCGGACGGATATTCGGCATCTACGAGCAACACCAAGGCATCCGCCAGCCGGACGGGGTGTGGGAGGATCTGGAGATGTTCCGGCGCGGCGGGCTGACGCTGGATATGGTCTTCGACGCGGGCGGGCATGGGTGCATGACGCTGCCGCTGCCGCTGGAGGCCAGGGGATTCCGGCAGACGTTCATCATCGGCCCGAAGCGCGGGCTCTTGCGCGGGCATGATGCGGTTTTTCCCTGCCCCGGCGGCGACATGATGCTGGCGGGGTGTTTTGGGTTGGTGAGGGGGATGGGGATGATTGAATATGAGTGA